The Budorcas taxicolor isolate Tak-1 chromosome 2, Takin1.1, whole genome shotgun sequence genome window below encodes:
- the MATN1 gene encoding cartilage matrix protein codes for MRALSGPRLVLCGLLLLLLFQAPCAPGLTPLSRGHLCRTRPTDLVFVVDSSRSVRPVEFEKVKVFLSQVIESLDVGPNATRVGLVNYASSVKQEFPLRAHSSKAELLQAVRRIQPLSTGTMTGLAIQFAITKALSDAEGGRPRSPDISKVVIVVTDGRPQDSVRDVSARARAGGIELFAIGVGRVDKATLQQIASEPQDEHVDYVESYSVIEKLSKKFQEAFCLVSDLCATGDHDCEQVCVSSPGSYACACREGFTLNSDGKTCNVCNSGGGSLATDLVFLIDGSKSVRPENFELVKKFINQIVDTLDVSDKLAQVGLVQYSSSVRQEFPLGRFHTKKDIKAAVRNMSYMEKGTMTGAALKYLIDNSFTVSSGARPGAQKVGIVFTDGRSQDYINDAAKKAKDLGFKMFAVGVGNAVEDELREIASEPVAEHYFYTADFKTINQIGKKLQKRICVEEDPCACESIVKFQTKVEGLLQALTRKLEAVSKRLAILENRIV; via the exons ATGAGGGCGCTCAGCGGCCCCCGCCTCGTGCTCTGCggcctgctcctgctgctgctgttccagGCCCCATGCGCCCCTGGCCTCACCCCCCTGTCCAGAG GGCACCTCTGCCGGACCCGGCCCACCGACCTGGTGTTCGTCGTTGACAGCTCACGCAGCGTGCGGCCTGTGGAGTTTGAGAAGGTGAAGGTGTTCCTGTCCCAGGTCATTGAGTCACTGGATGTGGGGCCCAATGCCACCCGCGTGGGCCTGGTCAACTACGCCAGCTCCGTGAAGCAGGAGTTCCCGCTGCGGGCCCACAGCTCCAAGGCTGAGCTGCTGCAGGCCGTGCGCCGCATCCAGCCGCTGTCCACGGGCACCATGACGGGTCTGGCCATCCAGTTTGCCATCACCAAGGCCTTAAGCGATGCAGAGGGTGGTCGCCCCAGGTCTCCCGACATTAGCAAG GTGGTCATCGTGGTGACGGACGGGAGGCCCCAGGACAGCGTGCGGGACGTGTCTGCACGGGCCCGGGCCGGCGGCATCGAGCTGTTCGCTATCGGCGTGGGCCGCGTGGACAAGGCCACGCTGCAGCAGATCGCCAGCGAGCCGCAGGACGAGCACGTCGACTATGTGGAGAGCTACAGCGTCATCGAGAAGCTGTCCAAGAAGTTCCAGGAGGCCTTCTGCT TGGTGTCAGACCTGTGTGCCACGGGCGACCATGACTGTGAGCAGGTGTGTGTCAGCTCCCCGGGCTCCTACGCCTGTGCCTGCCGCGAGGGCTTCACCCTGAACAGTGATGGCAAGACCTGCAATG TCTGCAACAGTGGTGGGGGCAGTTTGGCTACTGACCTGGTCTTCCTCATTGATGGGTCCAAGAGTGTGCGGCCGGAGAACTTTGAGCTGGTGAAGAAGTTCATCAACCAGATTGTGGACACGCTGGATGTATCGGACAAGTTGGCCCAGGTAGGGCTGGTACAGTACTCAAGCTCTGTGCGCCAGGAGTTCCCCTTGGGCCGGTTCCACACCAAGAAGGACATCAAAGCAGCCGTGCGGAACATGTCCTACATGGAGAAGGGCACCATGACCGGGGCTGCCCTCAAGTACCTCATCGACAATTCTTTCACTGTGTCCAGCGGGGCTAGGCCTGGTGCCCAGAAGGTGGGCATTGTCTTCACTGATGGCCGGAGCCAGGACTACATTAATGATGCTGCCAAGAAAGCCAAGGACCTTG GCTttaaaatgtttgctgtgggtgtgGGAAATGCCGTGGAGGATGAGCTGAGGGAAATCGCCTCAGAGCCCGTGGCAGAGCACTATTTCTACACAGCTGACTTCAAGACCATCAACCAGATTGGCAAGAAGTTGCAGAAGAGGATCTGTGTGG AGGAAGACCCGTGTGCTTGCGAGTCCATCGTGAAATTCCAGACCAAAGTGGAGGGGCTGCTGCAGGCCCTGACCCGGAAGC TGGAAGCTGTGAGTAAGCGGCTGGCCATCCTGGAGAACAGAATCGTCTAa